In Epinephelus fuscoguttatus linkage group LG15, E.fuscoguttatus.final_Chr_v1, a genomic segment contains:
- the lg15h14orf119 gene encoding uncharacterized protein C14orf119 homolog: MSWFNHVSQGSHQQQQQQPADSHRLADMLCSTHNSRLRGPTEGSPTMATQHWTGCSTPTPEDFPSAPQGVVSPPSLENLSCASPGAGRVREPEPISYVSLQEQRCVLSWFQGWNASQRERFLQDLLGKAVPGKVCTLLDSLSTLQVKDRLPNIFECQLRLWTQWFESWGEEERNHFLHILEERDPVFVAHFYRSVAGTAGRD, translated from the exons ATGTCGTGgttcaatcatgtcagtcaggGCTCAcatcagcagcaacagcagcagcccgCTGACAGCCACAGACTCGCAGACATGCTGTGTAGCACACACAACTCCAGGCTCAGGGGTCCGACAGAGGGATCACCGACCATGGCAACACAACACTGGACCGGCTGCTCCACTCCCACCCCGGAGGACTTTCCATCAGCTCCACAGGGTGTAGTCAGCCCTCCGAGCCTTGAAAACCTGTCCTGCGCTTCTCCGGGTGCAGGTAGGGTGAGAGAGCCGGAGCCCATCTCCTATGTGAGCCTCCAGGAGCAGCGGTGCGTCCTGAGCTGGTTCCAGGGCTGGAACGCCAGTCAGAGGGAGCGCTTCTTGCAGGACCTTCTGGGGAAAGCTGTACCTGGGAAAGTGTGCACCCTCCTAGATTCACTCAGTACTCTTCAG GTTAAAGACAGACTACCAAACATCTTTGAATGCCAGCTGCGCCTGTGGACCCAGTGGTTTGAGTCAtggggagaagaggagaggaatcATTTCCTGCACATACTGGAAGAGCGGGACCCAGTTTTTGTCGCCCACTTTTACAGGAGTGTTGCTGGTACAGCAGGAAGAGACTGA